TATTCGGCGCTTCGCTCACGGGGCCCTCTGGGTTGAGTCAGAACGAGCTCTTCCCCAATTTTAAAACACACCCCCGCGTCTCGATGCATCGAGTTAGGCCCGGGAGGATGTGAAGCCCACCCTAAACGATGCCTGACTCCGACTCCTGTTCCTGCCATGCAGGAGCAAACTCCGTCTTCTCATAGAAGTGATCCAGGGGGATTTCGACAGCGCAATGAACGAAGCGCAGCACACTCCCTAGCCCACGGAAGGTTTCGAGTTGCCAATGGGCCTCGGCATTCAGTTCATACACGTCCACCCGAGGCTCCCCATGGAGATAAGCACGTAGGTATGCAGGCTGGGGATTGCGCGATCGTGAAGGAACTTCATCCCCGATCAAAAGCCTCTGTCGCAGGAGATAGCACTTCCACAATCAATCCGGGATTCAGCAGTGTCAGTTGCTTCTCGTCTTTAAACTCAGGCTTACCACACACCACAGACGCATCTGGAAAGCTGTTCATGCCATTGGCCTCAGCTTTGACCTTCATGTCACGGTCATAAACACGGCAGGGACGTTTTGCGAATGCATTCCCCAGATGCCGGACCGTATTCGACTTCACCAAGCTATGACTGGCTCCGCCTCCAGCCATGGAACGCACTTGACCCTCCAGGAGCTCAAGTTTGACATCGGACTTGGCCAAGATCTCTTCATAC
The sequence above is drawn from the Prosthecobacter debontii genome and encodes:
- a CDS encoding Uma2 family endonuclease — encoded protein: MSAALKLPRVTEEEYEEILAKSDVKLELLEGQVRSMAGGGASHSLVKSNTVRHLGNAFAKRPCRVYDRDMKVKAEANGMNSFPDASVVCGKPEFKDEKQLTLLNPGLIVEVLSPATEAFDRG